Below is a genomic region from Cytophagales bacterium.
GTATTACAAATACGCTTACCATCAACAACGTTCAAGATCTTTTAGGCAATCCAATAATAATACCTGAAACTAGTGATTTTGTCTATTGTGTGCCTGATACTGCTCTATATAGAGATGTCGTGATCAATGAAATATTTGCTGATCCGTCTCCTCAGGTTGGTCTTCCATTAATAGAATTTGTAGAACTCTACAACCGGAGTTCTAAAATTTTTAACCTAAATAGCTGGACTTTTAGTGATCCGACTACTACAGGCACTTTAAGCAGTTTAATTCTTAATCCCGGAGATTATGTTATCCTTTGTCCAATAGCAGATACAGCAAATTTTACAGGTAACATAATCGGCTTGAGTTCATTCCCAACCTTGAATAATTCGGGCGATAATCTTACTTTAAAAGAACCTTCCTCCTTACTTCTTGATGCAGTAAACTATGATATATCCTGGTATAACGACCCCACCAAAGACGGTGGAGGTTGGTCACTTGAATTGATCAATCCTTTTAATGATTGCAGCAAAGCCAATAACTGGACTGCATCAAATGACCCTTTAGGTGGAACTCCCGGAAAACAAAACGCTGTCTTTGATACTTTACCCGATACCTTATCGCCAGATCTGGTTAGTGTATTTGATTCAACTAATACTATTGTGGTACTTACTTTTAGTGAACCCATGGATAGTAATAGCCTCGCATCAGGAACATATACTTTTACTCCTCCACTAACAGTATCAACTATTCAACCCGTTGCACCCAATTTTACTGATGTGATCCTGACGCTTAGCCCGGCTATTGATACAGGAATAGTTTACACCATTACGGTAAACAATGTAACAGATTGCCCGGGAAATTTAATAAGTACAAATGATAGCGCTCAATTTCTAATTTCACCTCTTGCCGGCAAATTCGATGTAATCATCAATGAAATTTTTGCCGATCCGACACCTGTTGTCGGACTGCCTGAAATTGAATTTGTAGAAATATTCAATAGAAGCAATAAAATATTTGATCTGCGGGGATGGCAATTTGTAAACAGCACTACGAGTAAAATATTACCATCACATTTTTTATTTCCAAATAAATACATAATCTTATGTGATGAAAATGACACTGCCAATTATAGCCCTTTTGGTACTATAATTGGTATCCCTTCCATGACTGCTCTTACGAATGGGGGAGACAGCTTAACACTAACAGATGATGGGGGAAGTATAATAGATATTGTAGTTTATTCAGATAGCTGGTACAACGACCCTGCCAAAGACGATGGCGGCTGGACATTGGAATTGATCAATCCCTACCATCCCTGCAGCTTTTTAAATAACTGGACTGCTTCAAATAATCCCAAAGGTGGCACACCGGGTACACAAAACTCTGTCTTTGATACTTTACCTGATACTCAGCCACCTGATTTGTTGGGTGTGATTGCCCTGTCAAATACCTCTATTCAGCTTACTTTTAGCGAACCNNNNNNNNNNNNNNNNNNNNNNNNNNNNNNNNNNNNNNNNNNNNNNNNNNNNNNNNNNNNNNNNNNNNNNNNNNNNNNNNNNNNNNNNNNNNNNNNNNNNCCTGATACTCAGCCACCTGATTTGTTGGGTGTGATTGCCCTGTCAAATACCTCTATTCAGCTTACTTTTAGCGAACCCATGGATAGTATTAGCCTCGCATCAGGAACATATACTTTTACTCCTCCACTAACAGTATCAGCTATTCAACCTGTTGCACCCAATTTTACTGAAGTGATACTGACGTTTAGCCCGGCTATAGATACCGGAACAGTTTACACCATTACCCTAAATAATGTTAGAGATTGCCCGGGAAATCCTATTAGTGTGAATAATAGCGCTCAATTTTTAATTTCACCCCCTGCCGGCAAATTCGATATAATCATCAATGAAATTTTTGCAGATCCGACACCTGTTGTCGGGCTGCCTGAAATTGAATTTGTAGAAATATTTAATAGAAGCAGTAAAGTATTTGATTTGCGGGGATGGCAATTTGTAAACAGCGCTACGAGTAAAATATTACCATCGCATTTTTTATTTCCAAATAAATACATAATCTTATGTGATGAAAATGACACTGTTAGTTATAGCCCTTTTGGTACTGTAATTGGTATCCCTTCCTTTACTGCTCTTACGAATGGGGGAGACAGCTTAACACTAACAGATGATGGGGGGAGTATTATAGATATTGTAGATTATTCAGATACCTGGTATAACGATCCTCTAAAAGATGATGGAGGCTGGACGTTGGAATTGATCAATCCCGACCATCCCTGTAGCTTTTCAAGCAACTGGACTGCATCGAATGATCCCTCAGGCGGTACACCCGGTACACAAAACTCTGTCTTTGATACATCACCAGATACATTACCGCCAGATTTGATAAGCGCTATGGCTTTATCAAATATTACTGTCAAAGTAACTTTTAGCGAACCCATGGATAGTACCAGCTTAGTAAGTGGTTCCTTTACTATTGATAGTGGTATAGTTGTAACAGATGTGCAGGTAATTTCAGCAGATTTTACAACTTTGCTTTTAACCCTTAATCCACCTCTTGATACCGGGATCCTTTACACTATTACAATAGACAGCGTAACAGACTGCACAGATAGAATAATAAGTTCAAATAATAAAGCTCAATTTCTAATTTCACCCCCTGCTAAAAAATATGACATATTAATTACAGAGATCTTTGCCGATCCAACACCACAAAGACCAAATGTAGGATTACCGATATACGAATTTTATGAAATATATAATAATAGCAATAAAATCTTCGGTGTTGAAGAATTGATCTTTATGCCAGGAGAATATATCATTGTATGTGACGAAGCTGCTGCTCCACAATTTGAACAGTATGGAAAAGTATTACCATTAGCTGATTTTTCTTCTTTATCAAATGCAGGAGGGCTGTTGACTTTTACATATCAAAATAAGCTTATCCATTCAGTTACTTATTCTGACAGCTGGTACCAATCCAGCACAAAAAAAGATGGCGGCTGGTCGCTGGAAATGATTGACCTTACTAATCTCTGTGAAGGACTATCTCTTTGTGGACGGGTAAGTAATAATTGGATCGCATCAGCAGACCCTTCAGGCGGTACACCCGGAAAGCAAAATTCTGTTTTTGAAAACAATCCTGATCTGACAGGTCCCTCACTGATAAGAGCAGACGTTATGGATTCTGTAACGGTAAGATTGATTTTCAACGAAAGCCTTGACAGTATCAGCGCTACAAATAAAGGAAATTATACGATTGATAAGGGCGATACAGTAATCATGGTCTCTATTGATACTATTGAATTTAAATTTGTTAACCTCCATTTTAATGATACTTTGCAGCACAAGGTAAAATATATGGTTACAATCAATAATATTGAGGATTGTATAGGCAATAACACTGTAAGTGACATTGCTTATTTTGCTCGCCCTGAACAAGGAGATTCATTGGATATTATCATCAATGAAATGTTATTTAACCCTAGAACAGGTGGGAAAGATTTTGTAGAGCTCTACAACAACTCAAATAAATATATTAACCTTCAAAACTGGCAATTGGCAGACACCAGCGATGGAGTTATTGCAAACCAATTGGCCATTATTCAAGAACCTTATATTATCTTTCCCGAAGAATATGTTGTATTAACAGAAGATTGCGAGAATATTGAAAACGAGTACCCGGGAGCAAGAGAAGAAACATTTCTACAAATGACTAAAATACCAGGCTACGATGATAATTCCGATGCTGTTATCTTAATAAATGACCAGAGTAACATTATGGAGAGATTTGATTACGACAAAGACATGCACCTCCCCTTAATTGATGATGAAAATGGCGTTTCCCTCGAAAGGATCAACTTCAACATACCAACCAACGACCCAGGCAACTGGCACTCTGCTGCAAGCACAGCGGGCTATGCAACTCCAGGTTATCTTAACTCTCAATCATCTGTGATACTAACAACAATTACAGGAGAGGTTTGGATTGAGCCAAAAGTTTTTACTCCCGATCAGGATAATACTTCCGGCCAGGATTTTACTTTTATTTATTACGATTTTAAAAATCCCGGCAATTTTGCTAACATCACCATTTATGATTCAAGAGGGCGATTAATAAGAAAGTTGGCCAGGAATGAATTGCTTGGGACAGAATCAGGATATTATAAATGGGACGGCACTACAGATGACAAACGCAAAGCAAGGGTAGGCTATTATTTGGTTCATTTTGAGGTATTTGATATTAAGGGAAATGTAAGGAGTTTTAAAGAAACTGTGGTGGTTGGGGCAAAATTCAGGTAAATATTATAGAAACTAACATAAAATATAGTATATTTGCCGGTGGATTAACTTTGAATTAAATAATTTTTAAACAAGCAAAGTATTATTTTCGTAGGCTGGAAACTTCAGAAAAAGCCAGAGGCAATATATCAACCTCCAAAAATAAATAATGCTGAAATTAAGCAAAAAATAATAAAGTCCAATGGCTCTCAAATCGTTAATGAAGTTGAAGAAAATATTTCCATAGGAATTTCAACTAAAGAATATTTAACGGTATTTTAATGCTACATACCAAAAATATTTTGTTTTTTTTAGGGGGTCTTTTTTTGGTGGGGCAGCCGCATTCTTTTGCAATTTTAGGGCTTGTGGGATGGGATGAGCGAAAATTGCAAATGCGGCTGCTGCGGTGAGTTTTATGTACAGACCGGATGCTTATTATCTCACTCGTACATTATATTCAGTTGCCGTTGTAAATTTACCGATTAGTTGCTCTCCGTATTGCTTTACCGTTTTTTGGATAGCGCTTGCAATATTTTCAGGTGATTCTTTTCGTAAACGCAAGAACAATACCCCGAGATATTTTTTATGGTCGCGAAATACAAGTCGCCCAAAATCCTTATCCAGCGTAACCACAATACGTTTATCTTTTACGGCTTCCATCAGAACATTCCTGTCCTTGATTCCAGGCATTTCTTCAATAACTGTCCTGATTTCATACCCTTTGTCTCTTAATATATTAGCTGTGCGTTTGCCAACATCTTCATCCAGCAAAAACCTGAGTTGAGACATAATCCTTAAACTTTAAGAGAATATATCCTATCTTCTATCATCCGTTCGGAAGCATAGGCTATAGCTGCATAAACATCTTTACGGGTAAGATGTGGGTAATTATCCAGCAGTTCGTCAATTGAAATGCCCTGTGACAATTGGCGAAGTATCATTTCAACGGTGATACGGGTACCCTTGATAACAGGTTTGCCCACCATTACGTCAGGGTCCAGAACGATTCTGTTTTTCATATCTTTTCTTTTCTCGTTGATTAGTTTTTATAGATAATAATATTCTTCGTTTGATTCTCCTTTTCCCCCTGCACAGAGATCATATACAAGCCACCGGATAAGTTTTCCGTATTAATTGTGATAATGACTGTATGGTTTTTGGAGAAAATCTCCTCGTTATAAACAATTGCTCCCTGGGCATTGAACATCTTTATTATTGATTTTTATATTCCAAACAAATTTGCCCTATTGTTTATAACATAAGAATTACTACCATTCTATCGGTATCTAATATCCAATATCCTTTCTCTCCGATTACAAATCGGAGTTACTTGTAGATCCTCACAATTATTTCCCCATCCCCCTTCACATACCCTCTAAACATTCCGGCAGTATTAAAAGGCATGGCAATATTACCATCTTTGTCCACAGAGATTACGCCTCCGGTACCGCCTAATTCAACCAATTTTTTCATGATCACCTCATTGGCAGCTTTTTCTAATGAAGCGCCTTTATATTCCATCAGGGCAGAAATGTCATAGGCCACTACCGAACGGATAAAATATTCACCATGGCCGGTTGCCGAAACTGCGCAGGTTTTGTTGTTGGCATAAGTTCCTGCACCAATTATGGGCGAATCTCCGATCCTGCCAAATCGTTTGTTGCTCATTCCACCGGTGGAAGTACCTGCAGCAAGGTTGCCGTTTACGTCTAATGCTACTGCACCTACCGTACCAAAACTATGTACATTTGAAATATCCTTAATATCTCCCTTACCACCAGGATCATCTTTCTGGTCTTCGACTCCCGTCCCACGCTCCTTGTCCTTCGTTCCTTGCTCCTTTTTTTTGTTTTCCTTGAAGTATTTATAACGCTTTTCTGTAAAAAAATAAGAGGGATCTACAATTTCCAGCCCCTGCTCTTTAGCAAATTTTTCTGCACCGGCATAGCATAGCAGCACATGTGGTGAGTTTTCCATCACTTTGCGTGCAGCGCTGACAGGATTTTTTATAACAGTGACAGCAGCAACAGCTCCAGCATTTAATGTTTTTCCATCCATAATAGAAGCATCAAGTTCGTTTTTACCTTCATTGGTAAACACGGCCCCTTTGCCGGCATTGAACAATGGCGAATCTTCCAATACATTGATGGCAGCTTCTACAGCATCCAGGCTTGAACCTTCCACTTTTAAAATTTCATACCCTACTTGTAATGCCTCCTTTAGTTTTGTTTTATACGCATCTTCTTTTTCAGGTGTCATGTTCCCCTTTAAGATCGTGCCTGCACCTGCGTGAATGACTATGGTGATTTTATTGATATTCTTTTTTTCATTTTGCGAAATCGCTGAAGAAATAGTGGATATCAAAACAATCACTGCAACAAAAAATCTCACCCGCCTGCCAACGTATGGGCTTGAGCATGGCGGGCAGGTTAAGAATAAACATCCTAATAAGTTATTATTTAAAATAATTTTTTTCATACTATTAAATTGTTTTACATTTGGGTG
It encodes:
- a CDS encoding isoaspartyl peptidase/L-asparaginase, yielding MKKIILNNNLLGCLFLTCPPCSSPYVGRRVRFFVAVIVLISTISSAISQNEKKNINKITIVIHAGAGTILKGNMTPEKEDAYKTKLKEALQVGYEILKVEGSSLDAVEAAINVLEDSPLFNAGKGAVFTNEGKNELDASIMDGKTLNAGAVAAVTVIKNPVSAARKVMENSPHVLLCYAGAEKFAKEQGLEIVDPSYFFTEKRYKYFKENKKKEQGTKDKERGTGVEDQKDDPGGKGDIKDISNVHSFGTVGAVALDVNGNLAAGTSTGGMSNKRFGRIGDSPIIGAGTYANNKTCAVSATGHGEYFIRSVVAYDISALMEYKGASLEKAANEVIMKKLVELGGTGGVISVDKDGNIAMPFNTAGMFRGYVKGDGEIIVRIYK
- a CDS encoding DUF433 domain-containing protein, with protein sequence MKNRIVLDPDVMVGKPVIKGTRITVEMILRQLSQGISIDELLDNYPHLTRKDVYAAIAYASERMIEDRIYSLKV
- a CDS encoding T9SS type A sorting domain-containing protein; translated protein: MFNAQGAIVYNEEIFSKNHTVIITINTENLSGGLYMISVQGEKENQTKNIIIYKN